In Acaryochloris marina S15, a single genomic region encodes these proteins:
- a CDS encoding glycosyltransferase family 4 protein, translating into MTSVSTIALLPWGNVIEDFLDPLDISLKAFQRDMTGGWLFGYIEALQKVNIHSVLICISAQVRSPMRSIHQPTGAVIWTLPSPSVYLAIRHQMVNPYGLTAQATFGHQSPWWIALRNLVPYLATPWRSLAKVIQQEHCNALLCQEYEYARFDISIWLGKRLNIPVFASFQGGDFQITQLERYVRPTTLRACSGLIIGSQQEINRVMTCYNVPQAKIAKIYNPLNLEQWATREDSPIRQHLGIATDAQVVAWHGRVDLHRKGLDVLLQAWQCLCQDHPTRDLQLLLVGTGSDADTLQQLLDDTQMANIHWVNEYILDKPTIRNYLVAADLYVLPSRHEGFAVALIEAMACQLPVVATDVPGVSEAVISGADPGGVVVPVEDPHSLAAAMGQLLEDDALRLQFAYQAYQRAQSLFSIEAIGRQLRSFLSPINTVHL; encoded by the coding sequence ATGACATCCGTGTCAACGATTGCCCTCTTACCGTGGGGGAATGTGATTGAAGATTTTCTAGATCCGCTAGATATCTCTCTCAAAGCATTTCAACGAGACATGACAGGGGGATGGCTATTTGGCTACATTGAAGCCCTCCAGAAGGTTAACATTCATAGTGTTTTAATCTGTATATCTGCGCAAGTCCGCTCTCCCATGCGCTCTATCCATCAACCTACCGGTGCTGTCATTTGGACATTGCCGTCTCCTTCTGTTTATCTAGCGATTCGTCACCAGATGGTGAATCCCTATGGATTAACGGCTCAAGCAACTTTTGGGCATCAATCCCCTTGGTGGATTGCCCTGCGAAATCTTGTCCCCTATTTGGCAACGCCCTGGCGATCACTAGCAAAGGTAATCCAGCAAGAACATTGCAATGCCCTTCTTTGCCAAGAATATGAATATGCCCGTTTTGATATCAGCATATGGCTCGGTAAAAGGCTGAATATTCCTGTTTTTGCTAGCTTTCAGGGAGGAGATTTTCAGATTACCCAATTAGAAAGATATGTCCGCCCGACTACGTTACGCGCGTGTTCAGGACTCATTATTGGATCTCAGCAAGAAATCAACCGAGTCATGACCTGTTACAACGTGCCCCAAGCAAAAATTGCCAAAATTTATAATCCCCTTAATTTAGAGCAATGGGCGACCAGAGAAGACTCTCCGATCCGTCAACATCTTGGTATTGCGACTGATGCTCAAGTCGTGGCTTGGCATGGACGAGTCGATCTACACCGCAAGGGATTAGATGTCTTACTACAAGCCTGGCAATGTCTGTGTCAAGATCATCCAACCCGAGATTTGCAATTATTGCTGGTGGGTACGGGTAGCGATGCAGACACACTGCAACAGTTACTGGATGATACACAAATGGCCAACATACATTGGGTCAACGAATACATCCTTGATAAGCCCACGATTCGCAACTATCTGGTCGCTGCCGATCTGTATGTGTTGCCCTCACGCCATGAAGGATTTGCAGTTGCTCTCATTGAGGCAATGGCTTGCCAATTACCAGTAGTGGCTACAGATGTTCCAGGTGTTTCAGAAGCTGTTATCAGCGGTGCTGATCCAGGTGGAGTAGTGGTACCCGTCGAAGATCCTCATTCCCTGGCTGCCGCGATGGGCCAACTTTTAGAGGATGATGCCTTGCGGTTGCAATTCGCCTATCAAGCTTATCAACGAGCACAATCATTGTTCTCCATTGAGGCGATAGGCAGGCAATTGCGTAGTTTTCTCAGTCCCATAAACACCGTTCATTTATAG
- a CDS encoding electron transporter, with product MFAPLVVLARNIVGQPRFIKLRGKAIALHSKAITNVCNQIGIDRSRRQGWIRLARDNGKRLGLLA from the coding sequence ATGTTTGCTCCCCTCGTCGTGCTAGCCCGCAACATTGTCGGTCAACCCAGATTTATCAAACTCCGGGGGAAAGCCATTGCCCTGCATTCAAAAGCGATTACCAATGTCTGTAATCAGATTGGTATTGATCGGAGTCGTCGTCAGGGTTGGATTCGACTAGCACGCGATAACGGCAAACGTCTTGGCTTGCTGGCCTAA
- a CDS encoding class I SAM-dependent methyltransferase encodes MSKANFHDFLAHNPFPKPLTLGFFYREKMRAIYQITPDADYSKILEVGGGESGLSAMLFPTAQITNIDFNPDYANSACNQQARVTYICGDATELPFKDGSFDAVTMFDLLEHIPNHQQAIAEAIRVLKPSGYLLISTPNENWRFPYYPLMQMICPQDTDLMAEWGHVRQGYSMTELESLIPLSRCHWMTFINPLTVFCHDISFSKLAGYQRQLVCWILSPLTWIGYWSHQPHAMGTETAISWQKI; translated from the coding sequence ATGTCTAAAGCGAATTTCCACGACTTCTTGGCGCATAATCCATTCCCGAAACCCTTAACGCTAGGCTTCTTCTATCGGGAGAAAATGAGAGCAATCTATCAGATCACTCCAGACGCCGATTATTCCAAGATTCTAGAAGTGGGAGGAGGGGAAAGTGGCCTAAGCGCTATGCTCTTCCCCACTGCCCAGATTACTAACATTGACTTCAACCCTGACTATGCCAATTCTGCTTGTAACCAACAAGCACGTGTGACCTATATCTGTGGAGATGCTACAGAACTTCCGTTCAAGGATGGCTCCTTTGATGCTGTGACCATGTTTGATCTGTTAGAACATATTCCCAACCATCAACAGGCAATCGCTGAAGCCATCAGAGTGCTGAAGCCAAGCGGCTATCTACTCATCAGTACGCCCAATGAAAACTGGCGATTTCCCTATTACCCATTGATGCAAATGATTTGTCCTCAAGATACAGACCTGATGGCAGAATGGGGCCATGTCCGACAGGGATATTCTATGACGGAGTTGGAATCTCTTATTCCCCTGTCTCGTTGTCACTGGATGACATTTATCAACCCACTGACCGTCTTCTGTCACGATATTTCTTTTTCCAAACTGGCTGGTTATCAACGGCAATTGGTTTGTTGGATCTTAAGTCCACTCACCTGGATAGGCTACTGGTCGCATCAACCCCATGCCATGGGTACTGAAACTGCCATTTCTTGGCAGAAAATATGA
- a CDS encoding DsbA family protein, whose amino-acid sequence MQSLRFIAMGLLSLCLWLGWSTPGLAVDNLEEQVLQILRNHPEVIIESVQTYQQNQKQAQQQAQQAAIQQLNANVLVGNSPTTGAQNNPNLLVEFSDFQCPFCAQAANDVQAYLKQNPDQFTFTYKHLPLQAIHDQALPAAQAAWAAQQQGQFWSYHDALFARQEELGDKLYTDIAQQLQLDLAQFDRDRNSVAATKAIDADLALAQQLGITGTPFFALNGQILQLPFNAAAVDAILART is encoded by the coding sequence ATGCAATCACTTCGATTCATAGCAATGGGACTGCTGAGTCTTTGCCTATGGCTTGGTTGGAGCACTCCAGGCTTAGCCGTAGACAACCTAGAAGAGCAGGTTCTCCAGATCCTTCGTAATCACCCCGAAGTCATTATTGAATCGGTGCAAACTTACCAACAGAATCAAAAACAGGCCCAGCAACAAGCCCAGCAAGCTGCCATCCAGCAGCTTAACGCTAATGTTCTAGTCGGCAACTCACCCACTACTGGCGCTCAGAATAACCCCAACCTATTGGTAGAATTCTCCGATTTTCAATGTCCGTTTTGTGCCCAAGCGGCAAACGATGTCCAAGCCTATTTAAAGCAAAATCCTGACCAGTTTACTTTCACTTACAAACATCTCCCTCTTCAGGCGATTCACGATCAGGCCCTGCCCGCCGCTCAGGCCGCTTGGGCGGCTCAGCAACAGGGGCAGTTTTGGTCTTATCATGATGCCCTCTTTGCCCGCCAAGAGGAATTAGGGGACAAGCTCTACACCGATATTGCACAGCAACTGCAGTTGGATCTGGCGCAGTTTGATCGCGATCGCAACAGTGTTGCCGCCACAAAAGCAATCGATGCTGACTTAGCCCTTGCCCAACAACTTGGTATCACCGGGACACCTTTCTTTGCTCTCAATGGTCAAATTCTTCAGCTCCCCTTCAATGCAGCTGCAGTCGATGCCATTTTAGCTAGAACTTGA
- the ftsH4 gene encoding ATP-dependent zinc metalloprotease FtsH4: protein MPVNDKPRRPRPSLLSSILLVLPLVLIVVNLVLTFGNGPRVSKVPYSFFIEQVQDEQVARVSVGQDIIRYQMKDMDGNSGQVQETTPIFDLELPKLLESKGVEFAATPPAGNRWFTTLLSWVIPPVIFVAIFQFFSRGGMGGGGPQGALSVTKNKAKVYVEGDDNKVTFDDVAGVEESKAELEEIVEFLQSPKRFTDIGAKIPKGVLLVGPPGTGKTLMAKAVAGEAGVAFFSISGSEFVELFVGTGAARVRDLFEQAKKKAPCIIFIDELDAIGKSRSGGNGFVGGNDEREQTLNQLLTEMDGFGAGDATVIVLAATNRPETLDPALLRPGRFDRQVLVDRPDLTGRLAILEIYAKKVKLGENVDLKAMATRTPGFAGADLANLVNEAALLAARRGNKVVETQDFAEAIERVVAGLEKKSRVLNEKEKKIVAYHEVGHALVGAKMSGSDQVEKISIVPRGMAALGYTLQVPTEDRFLLNEAELRGQIATLLGGRAAEEVIFGSITTGASNDLQRATDLAEQMVTSYGMSEVLGPLAYDKGQQNNFLGGGMNARRAVSDETAKEIDKEVKGIVETAHQEALTILKGNKELLEMISEQLLEKEVIEGDGLREMLAKVHPETHVQSEQHVQETEEPLAV, encoded by the coding sequence ATGCCTGTAAACGATAAACCTCGACGCCCACGGCCAAGCCTTCTCAGCTCGATTTTGCTGGTGCTGCCTTTGGTGTTAATAGTGGTCAATTTAGTCTTGACCTTTGGTAATGGTCCGCGCGTCTCTAAAGTGCCCTACAGCTTTTTCATCGAGCAAGTTCAGGATGAGCAGGTGGCTCGGGTCTCCGTTGGCCAAGACATCATTCGTTATCAGATGAAAGATATGGATGGAAACTCCGGGCAAGTTCAAGAAACCACCCCTATCTTCGACCTAGAACTCCCCAAACTTCTCGAATCCAAAGGCGTTGAATTCGCCGCTACCCCTCCTGCTGGAAATCGCTGGTTCACCACCTTACTGAGCTGGGTGATTCCTCCCGTGATCTTCGTTGCCATTTTTCAATTCTTTAGCCGTGGTGGCATGGGTGGCGGTGGTCCCCAAGGTGCCCTCTCCGTGACCAAGAACAAAGCCAAAGTCTACGTCGAAGGCGATGACAATAAAGTCACCTTTGATGATGTTGCTGGTGTCGAAGAATCCAAAGCCGAACTCGAAGAAATTGTTGAGTTCCTCCAGTCTCCCAAGCGCTTCACTGATATCGGAGCCAAAATTCCCAAAGGTGTCTTACTCGTAGGCCCTCCTGGAACCGGTAAAACTTTGATGGCCAAAGCTGTCGCCGGTGAAGCAGGGGTTGCCTTCTTCAGTATCTCGGGTTCAGAATTTGTAGAACTATTTGTCGGTACCGGTGCAGCCCGAGTCCGGGACTTGTTTGAACAAGCGAAGAAGAAAGCCCCCTGCATTATCTTTATTGACGAATTGGATGCCATTGGTAAATCTCGGTCTGGTGGAAATGGCTTCGTTGGTGGTAATGATGAGCGGGAACAAACTCTCAACCAACTCTTAACAGAAATGGATGGTTTTGGGGCAGGCGATGCCACGGTTATCGTCTTAGCTGCAACGAACCGTCCTGAAACTTTAGACCCTGCCCTATTACGTCCCGGTCGATTTGACCGTCAAGTACTGGTAGACCGTCCTGATCTCACAGGTCGTCTAGCTATCTTGGAAATCTATGCCAAGAAGGTGAAGCTCGGTGAGAATGTTGACCTCAAGGCTATGGCCACTCGTACTCCTGGGTTTGCAGGCGCTGACTTAGCCAACTTGGTTAATGAAGCGGCACTACTCGCTGCCCGACGAGGGAACAAGGTAGTGGAGACCCAAGACTTTGCGGAAGCAATTGAGCGAGTAGTAGCGGGTCTAGAGAAGAAGAGCCGCGTGCTCAACGAGAAAGAGAAGAAGATTGTGGCTTACCACGAAGTCGGCCATGCCTTAGTCGGAGCCAAGATGTCAGGTTCGGATCAAGTGGAGAAGATTTCCATTGTTCCTCGCGGTATGGCTGCACTAGGTTACACGTTGCAAGTGCCTACGGAAGATCGGTTCTTGTTGAATGAGGCTGAACTTCGAGGTCAGATTGCGACTCTACTGGGTGGACGAGCAGCTGAGGAAGTCATCTTCGGTAGTATCACGACGGGTGCTTCTAATGATTTACAAAGAGCGACGGATCTAGCGGAGCAGATGGTGACGTCCTACGGCATGAGCGAGGTGTTAGGACCCCTTGCTTATGACAAGGGTCAGCAGAATAATTTCCTCGGTGGGGGAATGAATGCTCGTCGTGCAGTCAGTGATGAGACGGCTAAGGAGATAGATAAGGAGGTTAAGGGTATTGTGGAGACGGCTCATCAAGAAGCGCTCACTATCCTCAAGGGAAATAAGGAGCTGTTGGAGATGATTTCTGAGCAGTTGCTGGAGAAGGAAGTGATTGAGGGAGATGGTCTCAGAGAAATGCTGGCTAAGGTGCATCCTGAAACCCATGTGCAGTCTGAGCAGCATGTTCAAGAGACTGAAGAGCCTCTAGCTGTCTAA